In Xyrauchen texanus isolate HMW12.3.18 chromosome 45, RBS_HiC_50CHRs, whole genome shotgun sequence, a single window of DNA contains:
- the LOC127637235 gene encoding uncharacterized protein LOC127637235 has protein sequence MAQPPAAPPPEPPAALPPEPPRASPLEAPTAPPSSALPSKPSSSLPKEPPTAPPPLAPPLEPPSAPPPEPPSASPPMPPRSFPALPLPARPPKPPSAPPPAPSPAPPPEPSSASPPEHSLAPPTTAPPPEPPSAPPPEPPSASPPEHSLVPPHKSSMAPPSKPSLAPPPEPPSAPLPGPASAPLHGPSMQSPPSAPPPEPPSAPPPEPPTALPTPPSAPPPKSSTAPPPKSSLAPPHTAPPASVLRPPPRSPVPAPAQRPAPGPPKPAPAPWPAPRPPDLNLVLTSWPAPEPPRPIPALWPPSRPPEPARLMPPRLPDPIVPAQMFQQPCSLRETMNSTKPAVFQSAHTACTAE, from the exons atggctcagcctcccgcggctccgcctcctgagcctcccgcagcactgcctccagagcctcctagggcctcgcctctagaggcccctacggcaccaccttcctcggctctgccttcgaagccttccagctcactgCCTaaagagcctcctacggcgccacctcccttggctccgccgctagagccaccctcggctccgcctccggagcctccctcagcctcaccTCCGATGCCTCCTAGGTCCTTCCCGGCTCTGCCTCTCCCGGCtcggcctccgaagcctccctcggctccgcctccggcgccttccccagctccgcctcctgagccatcctcggcgtcGCCCCCTGAGCACTCCTTGGcaccgcctaccacggctccacctcctgagcctccctcggctccgcctcctgagcctccctcggcatCGCCCCCTGAGCACTCCTTGGTGCCGCCTCACAAGTCCTCTATGGCTCCGCCTTCGAAGCCCTCcttggccccgcctcctgagcctccctcggctccacttcCTGGGCCTGCCTCGGCTCCACTTCATGGGCCTTCTATGcaatcgcctccctcggctccgcctcctgagcctccctcggctccgcctcctgagccccccacggccctgcctacgcctccttcggcgccgcctcccaagtcttctacggctccgcctccgaagtcctccttggctccgcctcacacggctccgccagcctctgtcctgcgaccacctcccaggtcccctgtaccggcccctgcccagagaccagctcccgggccacccaaaccagctcctgccccatggcccgctcccagacctcctgatcTGAATCTGGTGCTCACCTCGTGGCCAGCTCCCGAGCCCCCCAGGCCTATCCCCGcattgtggccgccttccaggcctcctgaacctgcccggTTGATGCCCCCCAGGCTGCCGGACCCG ATAGTTCCGGCGCAGATGTTTCAACAGCCCTGCAGCCTAAGGGAGACGATGAATAGCACGAAGCCTGCTGTTTTCCAGAGCGCTCACACAGCATGCACTGCCGAATGA